Below is a window of Stappia sp. DNA.
CCCAAGGCCACGCAATGGTTCCTGGTGTCCGATCTAGGCATCACGGCGCAGTCCGGCGCCGATGGAACGCTGGTCGCGGTGCGGGCGCTCTCCGATGTCGGCGCGGTCGCGCAGGCGCAGGTGCGCCTTGTCGCGGTGAACAACGATGTGCTCGGCGAGACGACGACGGACGACCAGGGCGTGGCGCGTTTCGCGCCGGGTCTGACGCGCGGCACCGGCGGCCGCGCGCCGGCGCTCGTCTCCGTCGAGACCGAGGCCGGGGATTACGCCTTTCTCGATCTCGGCAAGCCGGCCTTCGACCTGAGCGACCGTGGGGTCGCGGGGCGCCCGGCGCCCGGCGCGGTGGATGTCTTCGCCTGGCTCGACCGGGGCGTCTACCGGCCCGGCGCCACGGTGAATGCGAGCGCGATGGCGCGCGACCGCACCGCGCGGGCGGAAGAGGGTCTGCCACTCACCTTCGTCTATGAACGCCCCGACGGCGTGGAACACGCGCGCGTGTCGGTCGCGGACGCCGGCGCGGGCGGGCGCAGCCACGCGCTCGATCTGCCGGCCGGCGCCCAGCAGGGCAGCTGGCAGCTTCGCATCTACGTCGACCCCGAGGGCGAGGCGGTCGCCGAGGCCGCCTTTCTGGTGGAGGACTTCCAGCCCGAGCGCGTCGACTTCACGCCGGAAGCGGATGCGGAAACCTTCGATCCGCTGAACCCGCCGACGGTCTCGCTCACGGGGCGCTTCCTCTACGGCGCGCCAGCCTCGGGCCAGCGCGTGGAGGGCGAGGTGATCGTCACGCCGACGCGCGAGACGCCGGCGCATCCCGGCTATGTCTTCGGTCTGACGGACGAGGGTCTTTTCCCCGCCCGCGCGCAGCTTCCCGACGATCTGAAAACGGATGCGGAAGGCGCGGCGCGCTTCACCCCGCCCTTGCCGGAGCTGACCCCGACCACCGGGCTCTACCGTGCGCGCATCGTGACCCGGCTGGTGGAGGCCGGCGGTCGTTTCGTGGAACGCGATCTGGAGATGCCGGTTCTCGCCGATGGCCTGCGCATCGGCATTCGGCCCGCCTTCGACGACGGGGTCGGGGAGGGCGGCCCGGCCGAGTTCGACGTGATCGCGCTCGATGCCTCCGGCGAGCGGCGCGCGCTCGACGGCGCGCGCTGGACGTTGTCGCGGCTCGACACGCAGTATCAGTGGTATCTCGCCGACGGGCGCTGGTCGTTCGAACCGGTCACCTCGGCGCGGCGCGTCGCCGACGGCGAGATCGGCATCGGCACGGACGATCCGGCGCGGCTTTCCGTTCCGGTCGACTGGGGGCGCTACCGTCTTGAGGTGAGTGCCGAAGGCGACAGGCCGGTCGCCAGCAGCGTGGAGTTCAACGCCGGCTGGTACGTGGGGGCGGCGACCTCGCAGACGCCCGACGTGCTGGAGGTCGGGCTCGACAAGCCGGCCTATCGCGTCGGCGAGACCGCGACGCTGCGGCTGACGCCGCGCTTCGCCGGCACGGCGCTCGTCTCCGTTCTGTCCGATCGCGTGATCGAAAGCCGCTTCGTGCCGGTTTCCGAGGGCGAGGAGAGTGTCACCTTCACCGTCACCGAGGAATGGGGAAGCGGGGCCTATGTCACCGCGACGCTGCTCAGGCCGATGGATCTGGAGGCCGGGCGCATGCCCTCGCGCGCGCTCGGGCTGCAATGGCTCGCCGTCGATCCGGGCGCGCGCAAGCACGCCGTGACTCTCGAGGCGCCCGAAACGATCCGTCCGCGCTCGACGCTCGACGTCGACGTGACCATCGCCGGTCAGGAGGCGGGCGAGACGGCCTATCTGACGATCGCCGCCGTCGATGTCGGCATTCTCAACCTGACGCGCTTCGAGACGCCCGATCCCGACGGCTGGTACTTCGGCCAGCGCCGGCTCGGCGTCGACATCCGCGACTATTACGGCGAACTGATCGACCGCACCGCCGGGACCCGGGGGCGCGTGCGCTCCGGGGGCGACGGCATGGGAATGGCGCTCGGCGCGCCGCCGCCGCAGGAACAGCCGGTCGCGCTGTTCTCCGGCGTGGTCGAGACGGACGCGGAGGGCCGCGCGCGCGTCTCCTTCGACGTGCCCGACTTCAACGGCACCCTCCGGCTGATGGCGGTGGCCTGGAGCGCCGGTGGCGTCGGCCACGCCGAGCGCGAGGTGACCGTGCGCGATCCCCTCGTCATGACGGCGACGCTGCCGCGCTTCCTCAGTCCCGGCGACGCCTCGCGGCTACTCGTCGAGGTCGACAATGTGGAAGGCCCGGCCGGCGATTACGATCTGGCGGTGACCGTCGACGGCCCCGTGTCGATCGAGGACACCGGCGACAGCCCGTCGCTGACGCTGGCGGCAAAGGAGCGGCGCACGCTCCGCCTGCCGATCCGCGCAGGCGACGCGGCCGGCGACGCCAGCCTCTCCCTGCGGCTCACCGGACCGGAGGGCATGGAGATCGTCCGCACCCTGGCACTCGGCGTGCGCGACACGACGCCGCCGCTGACGCGGCGCTCCTTCGTGACGCTCGCCGGCGGCGGATCGCTGACGCTCGACGCGGATACGCTCGCCGGTCTCGATCCGGCGGCAAGCCGCGTGACACTCGCCGCCGGCGGGACCGCGCGCATCGACATCCCCGGCCTCGTGGCCGGGCTCGACCGCTACCCCTATGGCTGCACCGAGCAGGTGACGTCGCGGGCGCTGCCGCTGCTCTACCTCAACGAGGTGGCGCTCGCCGCCGGTCTCGACGGCGATACATCGGTGCGCGAGCGGGTCGCGACCGCGATCACGCGGGTGCTCGGCAATCAGTCTGCAAACGGTGCCTTCGGGCTGTGGAACAGCTACGGCGGCGGCGAGACCTGGCTCGATGCCTATGTCACCGACTTCCTTCTCAGGGCGCGCGAGCGCGACTACGACGTGCCGCCCCGCGCGCTCGAGGCCGCGCTCGACAACCTGCAGAACCGCGTCGCCTATGCCTCGGACTTCCAGGACGGCGGCGAGGATGTCGCCTATGCGCTCTATGTGCTGGCCCGGGCCGGGCGCGCGTCCATCGGCGATCTGCGCTACTACGCCGACGTGAAGCTCGACGCCTTCGGCTCGGCGCTCGCCAAGGCGCAGATCGGCGCGGGGCTGGCGCTCTACGGTGAGCGGGAGCGGGCCGGGCAGGCCTTCGACGCGGCCATCGCTGCGGCCGGCGGTCCGGAGGGCACCGGCTATCGCAGCGACTATGGCACCGGGCTGCGCGATGCCGCCGGCGTGCTGACCTATGTCACAAGGGCCGATCTCGACGGCGATCCGCATGTGGAGCTCGCCCGCATGGTCGCCGACCGTCAGGACGTGGCCGAGGCTCTGTCGACGCAGGACATGGCCTGGCTTGTCCTGGCCGGCCATGAATTGCAGCGCCAGGCCGACACGCGGGACTTCGCCATCGACGACACGCCGGTTGCGGGCGGGCTCGCCCGTGTGTTCGCCGGTGAGACGCTCGCCGAGACGGCCGTGCGGCTGGAGAACCGGAGCGAGACGCCCGCCGAGATCGTCGTGACGGCCAACGGCCGGCCGCTCGCGCCGGAGCCCGGCGGCGGACGCGGATACGCGATCACGCGCGCGGTCTACGATCTCGACGGCAACCCGGTGGATCTCGCCGCCCTGCCGGTCAACACCCGCGTGGCCGTGGTGCTGACCGTGACCCGGGAGCGGCCCGGCAAGGGACGCACGCTCGTCGTGGACCGCCTGCCGGCGGGGCTTGTCATCGACAATCCGCGTCTGGTGCGCTCCGGCGACATCGGCGCGCTCGACTGGCTGGCGACGGTCGACACGGCCGAGCATGTCGAATTCCGCGACGACCGTTTCGTCGTGGCCCTCGACGAGACCCGCTACACTGGCGACAGCTACAGCTTCGCCTATCTGGCGCGGGCGGCCGTGCCGGGCAGCTATGCCCATCCGGCGGCCACGGTCGAGGACATGTATCGACCGGATCTCGCCGCGCGCACCGGGGCGGGGCGGGTCGAGATCCTCGGCCCGCGTCGCTAGGCCGATGCGACGCGTCTGCGGGAGGCGGCGGCGATGAGCCCGCAACCTGCGCGCCGGCGCATGCTGCGGGCCGCCGCGCTGCTGGCCGGGTGCGGCGCGGCGGTGGCATGTGTTGCCGCGCTCGCCGGCGGTCTCTGGCTGACGCTGGAGGTGCGGCGGGCGCCGGTGGCGGAACTCACGCGCGGGATCGAGGTCTCGCGCGCCGTGCTCGACCGTGAGGGCGTACTGCTGCGCGCCTTTCAGGCGCCGGACGACCGTTGGCGGCTTCCGCTCGCGCCGGAGGCGGTCGATCCGCTCTATCTCGACATGCTGATCGCCTATGAGGACCGCCGCTTTCGCGAGCACGGCGGCGTCGATCCGCGCGCCATCGCGCGGGCGCTCGTTCAGGGTGTGACGCAGGGCCGTGTGGTGTCGGGCGCCTCGACGCTGACCATGCAGGTGGCCCGGCTGCTGATGGAGGAGCCCACCCGCAGCCTCGCGCTGAAAGGGCGGCAGATGGCGCTGGCGCTGGCGCTCGAACGGGAGTTCACGAAGGACGAGATCCTCGCGCTCTATCTGCTGCGCGCGCCCTTCGGCGGCAACGTGGAGGGCGTGCGGGCCGCGACCCTTGCCTGGTTCGGCAAG
It encodes the following:
- a CDS encoding alpha-2-macroglobulin family protein — translated: MRDCTPNHRWTRRARALAVAAMTGLVALAPQAVQAEERRIVTVEDADYFGADFRTLKDVDLEACKAACLDAPQCRAFTFNRAAGWCFLKSDVGRLQAFDGAVAGRVVTVQAMDADERADRARDLAFVPRPILDEAARYARSLPRSYRPDGQSADALASTARRDLADGRPADAETGFARALVRDETRFDSWTGLTRALLAQEPDDWRRRTAVIENGSGAAINAYLAAGDESARVTALELMASALERRQLYKPAIRALRAALALEETPALRSRYAALVAEHGFRILDHQVDADAVTPRVCVVFSDTLRRATHMAPFVRVTGEGPFAVESENAQICVDGVRHGERYDILVREGVPAADGETLEKSASISVYVRDRSPSVRFLGRAYVLPAGDGATIPIVSVNTQEVEATVYRIGERGLASALRDRRVLSQLNPNRADEIREEYGEEVWSGVVETEAPLNDDVTTAIPVADLGLEMRPGIYAMVARAREDTQNRWGPKATQWFLVSDLGITAQSGADGTLVAVRALSDVGAVAQAQVRLVAVNNDVLGETTTDDQGVARFAPGLTRGTGGRAPALVSVETEAGDYAFLDLGKPAFDLSDRGVAGRPAPGAVDVFAWLDRGVYRPGATVNASAMARDRTARAEEGLPLTFVYERPDGVEHARVSVADAGAGGRSHALDLPAGAQQGSWQLRIYVDPEGEAVAEAAFLVEDFQPERVDFTPEADAETFDPLNPPTVSLTGRFLYGAPASGQRVEGEVIVTPTRETPAHPGYVFGLTDEGLFPARAQLPDDLKTDAEGAARFTPPLPELTPTTGLYRARIVTRLVEAGGRFVERDLEMPVLADGLRIGIRPAFDDGVGEGGPAEFDVIALDASGERRALDGARWTLSRLDTQYQWYLADGRWSFEPVTSARRVADGEIGIGTDDPARLSVPVDWGRYRLEVSAEGDRPVASSVEFNAGWYVGAATSQTPDVLEVGLDKPAYRVGETATLRLTPRFAGTALVSVLSDRVIESRFVPVSEGEESVTFTVTEEWGSGAYVTATLLRPMDLEAGRMPSRALGLQWLAVDPGARKHAVTLEAPETIRPRSTLDVDVTIAGQEAGETAYLTIAAVDVGILNLTRFETPDPDGWYFGQRRLGVDIRDYYGELIDRTAGTRGRVRSGGDGMGMALGAPPPQEQPVALFSGVVETDAEGRARVSFDVPDFNGTLRLMAVAWSAGGVGHAEREVTVRDPLVMTATLPRFLSPGDASRLLVEVDNVEGPAGDYDLAVTVDGPVSIEDTGDSPSLTLAAKERRTLRLPIRAGDAAGDASLSLRLTGPEGMEIVRTLALGVRDTTPPLTRRSFVTLAGGGSLTLDADTLAGLDPAASRVTLAAGGTARIDIPGLVAGLDRYPYGCTEQVTSRALPLLYLNEVALAAGLDGDTSVRERVATAITRVLGNQSANGAFGLWNSYGGGETWLDAYVTDFLLRARERDYDVPPRALEAALDNLQNRVAYASDFQDGGEDVAYALYVLARAGRASIGDLRYYADVKLDAFGSALAKAQIGAGLALYGERERAGQAFDAAIAAAGGPEGTGYRSDYGTGLRDAAGVLTYVTRADLDGDPHVELARMVADRQDVAEALSTQDMAWLVLAGHELQRQADTRDFAIDDTPVAGGLARVFAGETLAETAVRLENRSETPAEIVVTANGRPLAPEPGGGRGYAITRAVYDLDGNPVDLAALPVNTRVAVVLTVTRERPGKGRTLVVDRLPAGLVIDNPRLVRSGDIGALDWLATVDTAEHVEFRDDRFVVALDETRYTGDSYSFAYLARAAVPGSYAHPAATVEDMYRPDLAARTGAGRVEILGPRR